One genomic segment of Ricinus communis isolate WT05 ecotype wild-type chromosome 5, ASM1957865v1, whole genome shotgun sequence includes these proteins:
- the LOC125370145 gene encoding MLP-like protein 31 encodes MALSGKVEADVKIKTSADKFHDVMGGRPHHMTIASPQKLQTCDLHDGEFGRKGSVICWNYVHDGKAKVAKELVEDIDDVNMSTTFKVIEGDILKEYKSFKFVVQATPQGEGSTVHWILEYEKLNANIPEPTSLLEFVVDLTKDIDAHLVQA; translated from the exons atggctctCTCTGGTAAGGTAGAGGCTGATGTAAAAATCAAAACTTCAGCTGACAAGTTCCATGATGTAATGGGTGGCAGACCACACCACATGACCATTGCTTCACCTCAAAAATTACAAACATGTGATTTACATGATGGTGAATTTGGGAGAAAGGGCTCTGTTATCTGCTGGAACTACGTCCATG ATGGAAAAGCTAAGGTCGCAAAGGAACTCGTGGAAGACATAGATGACGTGAACATGTCCACTACCTTCAAAGTAATTGAAGGAGATATACTGAAGGAGTACAAAAGTTTCAAATTTGTTGTTCAAGCTACACCTCAGGGGGAGGGAAGCACTGTGCATTGGATCCTTGAATATGAGAAGCTGAATGCAAATATTCCAGAGCCGACTTCCTTGCTTGAATTTGTAGTGGATCTCACCAAAGATATTGATGCCCACCTTGTCCAAGCTTAG
- the LOC8261790 gene encoding MLP-like protein 31, with the protein MTSLFGKLEADVEIKASAELHHEIFSCRPHHVNTMSPDKIQKCDLHEGEWGKHGTIICWNYTHDGEAKVAKELIEKIDDENFSTTFKVIEGDLLKDYNSFWIIVKASPKEGGGSLVHWTLEYEKKHEGIPDPHSLLDFCVHTSKDICAHHSKNEK; encoded by the exons atgaCGTCCCTCTTCGGCAAGTTGGAGGCAGATGTAGAGATCAAAGCTTCTGCGGAGCTGCATCACGAAATCTTCAGTTGCAGACCACACCATGTCAACACTATGAGCCCTGATAAGATACAAAAATGTGATCTGCATGAAGGTGAGTGGGGTAAGCATGGCACTATCATCTGCTGGAATTATACTCATG ATGGGGAAGCCAAAGTTGCTAAGGAGCTTATTGAAAAGATAGATGATGAGAACTTTTCGACCACTTTCAAAGTGATTGAAGGAGATCTGTTGAAGGATTACAACAGTTTCTGGATAATCGTTAAAGCTAGCCCAAAGGAGGGGGGAGGCAGCTTGGTACACTGGACtcttgagtatgagaagaagCATGAGGGTATTCCAGATCCTCATTCACTGCTCGACTTTTGTGTCCATACCAGCAAGGATATCTGTGCTCACCACAGCAAAAATGAGAAATGA